Part of the Chloroflexota bacterium genome is shown below.
GTGTGGCAAAAGCGTAACGTCCATGTCGATCTTACGTTTGTTGGGCAAAACTGGTAAAGTCATCGAAGGTGAGATCATGTTCGATGGCGAGAATTTGCTCGACCTGAGTGAAGAAGAAATGCGCAAAATCCGTGGCAATCGGATTTCAATGATTTTCCAACAGCCAACGACCTGTCTGAATCCTGTTTTCCGCATCGGTGAACAGATTATCGAGGCCTTGCAAATTCACCAAGGGCTTTCGGGCGAGGAAGGCAATAAACGCACGATTGAGCTACTTACTTTAGTTGGTTTGCCCGACCCCGTGCGTCGGATGCGTTCGTTCCCCCACGAAATTTCTGGCGGTCAGGCCCAACGGGTGATGATCGCCATGGCCTTGGCATGTAACCCCGAATTGTTGATTGCCGATGAGCCAACCACTGCACTTGACGTAACGATTCAAGCCCAAATCTTGGATCTCATGCGCGAGTTGCGCGAAAAGGTTAATACTGCAATTATTTTGATTACCCACGATTTAGGGGTGGTGGCCGAAATGGCCGAAAATGTGATGGTGATGTATGCAGGTAAGGCGGTTGAATATGCGCCTGTCCATGCCTTGTTTGAAGCACCCAAACACCCCTATACCCAAGGCTTGATCGCTTCAACGCCAGTGTTGGGCAATGTGCGCGATGAATTAGAAACAATCCCTGGCCAGGTTCCGAGCTTGTTGAACCCGCCAGCAGGTTGTCGTTTTGCTTCACGCTGTGCCCATCGCATGGATCAATGTACGCAAGAAGAACCCCCGTTGATCAAGCTCGAAGGTGATCGACTGGTACGTTGCTGGTTGTACTAGAAGAGGTTTGACATGACTGTTTCCAACAGTACCAGTGAGAATTTGCTTGAGGTACGCAATCTCAAGAAATATTTTCCAATTAAGGGTGGTTTGTTACGCCGCACAGTCGCCCAAGTTAAGGCACTCGATGGCGTAAGTTTCAGCATCAAAAAGGGTGAAACGCTCGGCTTGGTCGGCGAATCAGGCTGTGGCAAAACCACCACTGGCCGCACGGTCTTGCGCTTGATTCCGCCATCGGCAGGCGAGGTGGTATTTGATGGCCAAGATGTGCTCAAGGCAAGTTCTGGCCGCATGCGAACCTTGCGCCGCGATATGCAGATTGTGTTTCAAGACCCCTATGCCTCACTCAACCCACGGATTCCAGTGGGCCAAAGTATTGCCGAAGGCTTGAAGATTCACAATATTGGCACGCCCAAAGAGCGGCTTGACCAAGTTGCCCAAGTGTTGGAGCGGGTTGGTCTGAATTCAGGCCACATGCGCCGCTTCCCGCACGAGTTTTCAGGTGGTCAACGCCAACGGATCGGGATCGCCCGGGCTTTGGTGATGCAACCTAAATTGATCGTTTGTGATGAGCCTGTTTCAGCGTTGGACGTGTCGATCCAAGCGCAGGTGCTCAACTTGTTGAACGATTTGCAAAAAGATTTGGGCCTAACCTATCTGTTTATTGCCCACAACTTGAGCGTCGTTGA
Proteins encoded:
- a CDS encoding dipeptide ABC transporter ATP-binding protein translates to MTVSNSTSENLLEVRNLKKYFPIKGGLLRRTVAQVKALDGVSFSIKKGETLGLVGESGCGKTTTGRTVLRLIPPSAGEVVFDGQDVLKASSGRMRTLRRDMQIVFQDPYASLNPRIPVGQSIAEGLKIHNIGTPKERLDQVAQVLERVGLNSGHMRRFPHEFSGGQRQRIGIARALVMQPKLIVCDEPVSALDVSIQAQVLNLLNDLQKDLGLTYLFIAHNLSVVEHISDRVGVMYLGRMVELSTRDQLFRKPMHPYTKALMSAIPLPDPTIKRDRIILEGDVPSPVNPPSGCRFHPRCWLAQDICKHDDPAFEEKEPGHFVACHFAQG
- a CDS encoding ABC transporter ATP-binding protein, with the translated sequence MLVAQSDVLLKLKGVKTYFFTDEGTVHAVDGLDFQVRRGETLGIVGESGCGKSVTSMSILRLLGKTGKVIEGEIMFDGENLLDLSEEEMRKIRGNRISMIFQQPTTCLNPVFRIGEQIIEALQIHQGLSGEEGNKRTIELLTLVGLPDPVRRMRSFPHEISGGQAQRVMIAMALACNPELLIADEPTTALDVTIQAQILDLMRELREKVNTAIILITHDLGVVAEMAENVMVMYAGKAVEYAPVHALFEAPKHPYTQGLIASTPVLGNVRDELETIPGQVPSLLNPPAGCRFASRCAHRMDQCTQEEPPLIKLEGDRLVRCWLY